The genomic region TATACTGTTGATAAGCTTTTAGAGTTTGTTTCAAACCCAGACTTAATTAAAGCTATAGCAGAACAAGCCGAAAAGCGTCAAAGGCCTGATAATTCGGCTCTTCTAAAGGATATGGAGAGACTCCAAAAGTCACTTAAAGAACTTAAACATAAAGAAAGTTTATATTATTCCTATTTAGGTGACCTCAACAAACTCGAGGTCCTCAAAGAAGATAAGATTATAGCAATGATTGGTGACTTGAACACTAAAATGGCTGATATAGAAGCTGAAATTGATGATGTAAATTACCAACTCAAAGCGGTTGAAAGAGAAACTCAAACCTTTGAGCAGATAGCTCTAGCACTTAAACACTTTAAGGTTTTATTTGAACTGGCAACATATGAAGAAAGGAAACGACTGATTCATTCAGTCATCAAAGAGATAAGAATAAAGAAGTCGGATAACTTCAAAGAGCGAGTGGTCGATAAAATCATTTTGGCATTTAGTGAAGCGGATGTTTTGGAATACCTAGATACTTCCGCTAAAAAAGAGAACTTAAAACCGTATGTCCCTAACTATGATACGGTGAACCGTACCATAAGTAACGGCGGTTTTATTGAATATTAGGAATTGCAATAGACGAGGCATATTTGCAGGTATAAACACAATGCAAAGGATTGATTTGATGTTTATATATGTGTTCCATTATCTAAGGGTCTAGATTATGTAGTGGTAGGTACTCATAATGGAGAAAAAGAATTATTTGATAAAATGTTGGAAGAAATAAGAACAAGTATAAGAGATAGCCATATTAATATATTATATCGACCAAAAACTTAATTATAAAAACATATAGTGCATTGGAATAAGAAGATAAAAGCTCTTAACCAATGCATTTATTGTTAAAACGATAAAAACTAAAACAAGAAATCAAAAACATTCATTAATTTCTTGACAAAAACTGTTTACAGATGTAAACTGAGCTTAGCGTTTACACATGTAAACAAAAGGAGGAAATAATCATGAAAAGAGCTCCAAATATAACAGATGCAGAGTGGGAAGTGATGAAGCTTATATGGAATAATAATCCTAGCACATCTGAACAAATAATAAGTGCTTTGTCTCCTAAGATGGGATGGTCAGCACAAACCATTAAGACGCTAATAAATAGATTGCTCAAAAAAGGGATAATAGATTTTGAAAAGGAAGGTCGTATTTATAAATACTATCCACTGGTTCCTAGAGAAGATTACATTAAAACTGAAAATAGATCCTTTCTTGAAAAAGTATATGATGGAGCCTTGAGCATGCTTGTTTCTAATTTTTTAGAGGAAGAATCCTTATCTGAGAATGAAATCGAAAAAATTCAGAAGATCCTTGAAAAGAAAAAACACGAAAACCAGCACAATAAAAAATAAAATTGTTGTAAGTATAATTATGAAAAAGAGAGGATACAGGAGATGGATATTTTAGAGATTGTTTTTTTGCATGTGCTATATTCATCGTTGACTACAAGCATTTTTATAATAGCATATTTTCTTGTTAAAAAGTCCTATTTCCAACGAATTGGACCACGATATCATCATACCTTATGGATGATACTGATTATCAGATTATTGATACCTATCAACATTGAAAGTTCTATTAGCATTTTAAATCTACTTCCACAGAATAATTTAGTAATCCTAGAAACCTATGTTGAAAAAAATCTTTCTAAAACACTTACTGCCGAGGAGAATGCTCTAGCTTATAGAACTTGGGATTTTGATAAAAATCAAGAGACAAATTATGAGCTTTATATTGAGGAAAAGCCCATATACGATTACTTATCAGAATATGATTCTGCAGAGCAGGGGGAAAGCATAATAGCTAAAGAGTCAAGTGGGGAGCTCATAAAAGTATCTGCTAGAATATGGTTGTTTGGAGTGTTGTTATTCACACTATTCTTTGGTAGCACCTTATTTATGTTTGAAGGCAAATACAAAATGTTAAGAATACATTCAACACCTGAGCTACAGTCTTTAGTAGAAGAAAGCAGAAGAAAATTGAATATAAGAAAGCCTATTCCAGTCTATTTAAGTGATTATATAGGAAGTCCATGTATTCGAGGAGTCTTTAATCCATGTATTTATCTGCCAACAGATATTTCTACTAAGACTGACCATACTGAACTTCAGTATATAATCCTGCATGAATCGGCTCATTACAAGAGAAAAGATTTAATTTATAATTTGATTACTTTTATTGCAGTCTTAATTCACTGGTTTAATCCTATCATATGGTTTGCAATTAAGTATATTAGGCATGATAGGGAGATTGCCTGTGATGCGTATGTGATGGAGATAATAGAAGAAGAAGAAATCATACCCTATGGGATGACCATTATTAATTCAGCTAAGGGATTTAGGAGCAATTATAATAAGATTTATTCAGTAAGCTTTTATGAAGCAAGCAGCTTACTGGAAAGGAGAATAAAAATGATAGAAAAGTTCAAAAAAGGATCCTTTAAAATATCTATAGTAGCTATTATTTTTTGCATAATCATAGGGGGAATGGTTCTGACTAACCCATCTGGTCTTGATAACACAAATCTTATAAGTACAAATATAGCTGTAAAGGATGATGCTACACAGGGATTAGAACAAGAGAATTTGTTGAGTAAGAAAAAGGAAGAAGAACCTAACTATAAAGATATTATTAAAGATATGCTTGTACTCATTGATCCTGGGCATGGGGGAGATGACTATGGGGCGGTTTATACCATCCCTAATTTTGGTGAGGTAAAGGAGAAGAATCTAAGCCTTGAAATATCACTTTTACTATATAATATGTTAAGAGAATCAGGAGTCAATGCTGAATTGACTCGTCAAGAGGATGCTGGAGTACCCTTGGAGAATAGAATAGAATTGGTGAACCAGCTTAATCCTTCTCTATTTGTAAGCATTCACAATAATTTTGGGGGAGCGTCTGAAAGTGATATGTTGGCTCTGCTGTACTCTTCAACAGATAGAGATACAAGCATAATAACAGGGGAAAGAGTGGCTCAAATTATACATAAAGAGCTGATTAATGCAACCAAGAATAAAACCAGTGAAATAACAGAAATACCTAATAGACTGAAATTTAGTGGTATTAAAATACCGGCAGTCATTATTGAACCAGCCTATATCGTAAACCCTTCTGATACCAAAAACATTTTGATAGAAGAATTTAGAAAGAAAGTTGCAGGCTCTTTACACGATGGTATTATAAAAGTTTTGAAAGAGATGGCTGTGGATGCACAAGAATTAATTAAGCAGAGTGAAGAAATAGGACCTGATGGCAAAGGGCAATGGCCAGTGCCAGGGTATAATAGAATTGCTACTCCCTATGGAGAAAGAATACATCCTATTTCAAAGGATAAAGTATTTTATACAGGAATACAGGTTCCAGCTCCTAGAGGAGAAAAGATTGTTGCTTTTAAAGATGGAAAGGTGGTTAAGTCCGAGGAATCAAAGGAGTATGGAAAAGTAATTAAGATTGACCATGGAAATGGCTTGGAGACGCTATATGCTAATGCATCACATCATAATGTATCTGTTGGAGATGAAGTAAAAGAAGGGCAAAAGATTGCAGAAATAGGTAGCACTGGGTATGCAACGGGAAATTATCTTCATTTTGAGGTGTGGGTTAATGGAAAACAAGTAAATCCTACTGATTATTTGAGGTAAATTAGAATCTAATATGATATTCTAAGCAGTTGATATCAAACTACTAAAAAATAATGGCCTCAAGTACTAGTGCTATTTTATAAATGAGGCAATTAAATAGCGATTAAATAGAGAGAAAAGATTATAGCGTTGTGAAAATGCCTAATAGGGGTGTTCACCTGATAGAAACATATGAGAATTAGAGATGATTTAACTAGCAAGCAGAGTTTGTGAATGCTATATAAAATTTAAGTAGTGAAAAAATGAAACCCGCAAATGTTACAACTGGGGTTATCTTAAAGGCTATAATGCATTTAAGAAGGAACAAGCTGACAGATGCTTCTGTATTAGATTTAGGTTCGGCTGTCCCTATAGATTATAACTTAGAAAAATATATAAAAACCGCCATTATACCCGTTACGGAGAACCGTACCATAAGTAATGGCGGTTTTCTCTGAAATTAACTATTATCGATACATAGTCAGATTTAAAATCAAACAGAGTATATTTGATATTAGGTTAATTATAATTAAGCAAGACATAACCGTACAAGGTAATATGATAACAGAGACAAGGCCCATGCAGTGGGACATTATTTTTATACATTGTTGAAAAATACAGAAGAAGCGACGAACAAAATAAGCGTTTCAAAAATCCAGAACAACACATCTTTGATAAATATAATCTTGTTCGTGTCATTAAAAATGTTACGGGTTATGACTTAAAGAAATTGATGGCCGTAGACGAGAAGTTTTTTACAAGATATTGGTCAAAAAGAAAGTTATGGAACTGGGAAAACAGAGTGGATCGCCGAATGGAAAAAAGGGCTGTCTCGCTAGAGTGTAACAAAATAGGAGAGTTGTTTGGACATCCCCTATTTGTCCCTGCACATGGGGCTCGTACTTATAGTTTATCGATTCTACAGATGTTGCCTAAAAATAACCCCTAGCTTTTGATTTGAAAAATTAGGGGTTATTTGAAATATAGAAACTAGTAAAGTGGGTGAAGCCTACTCTATAGGAATTACTATCTTTTCATTTTCATATATCTCGAAGATATAGGAATTCTCCAATATGATTACATATTCCTTATCTTCTGAAAGTTTGGAATATAAAAGTGTAGCTTCTATACGAGAGCCAACTTTTTTATTAGTAATAGTTGACTTTGGTTCAATGATGTCGCCAGTTTCATCATAGATTACAAACGTTGGTCCATTATCGGGTGAAACCAAATCAAATATAAAGGATATCAAGGAACCATCTTTAGAATCTTCAATTTTACTAATGGATATAGTGGTTCCAGAATCCCGAGTTAAGACAATAGGTAGTGTGTTAGGCTTTATCTTTGCAGAGATTTCTTTATTAGAATCACTAAAGATTCGCCTATATGGTATTAATGTTAGGGACGAGGGTGGGGTATCTACTGGATCACATTCAATAGAAGCCATATAATTTCCATTACTGTCGATATTGTAATCTATACCTATGAAAGGTATTTCTGTACCGTCCTGATTGTAAACTATAAAACCATCCCTTAAAGGATCATCTGGAAACTTAGGAGCAGGTAGTTCAGCTGAACCCAATAGGGAAATTCTTGTGCTAATAGGTGTAAATGCTGCCTTGTTAATTACCACTTTACCCTCTTGAAAATCTATTATTTCATTTAAATTAACAATCTTACTAGCGTTGTTTATAGATTCTTTGTTTAAATCTAAATGGAAAGTCCAATTACCATTAATATCATTAATCGTTTTAATTACATATTTCAAACCAAATTCAGCAGGAAGATTATTAGTATTTATCATATGATGTATAGACATATTATAGGTATGTTGATCTATGAATTCCCCATAACCAGACCCAGAGTTAAAAACTAATGTGTCATCCACAAATCCTTCTATAACTCCAACTGCAAGATCATTATATGAATCAGATTTCTCAAAGGCTGTATAATTCTTTACAGTCATACTTAATATAAGATTATTTTCATCTAAGATAGATTCATTTATAGTTACCGTAATACCTTTCGATTGTACAGAGGTATTATTAATAACAACATACTCCGAGAGATCCTTGCCTGAAGGGTAGAAGCTAAATAAGTGATATATATCATTCAGCCTATAACCATTTGCATAGGCTCCAGCAATAGATACAATGGTGAACACCAGTAGTAAAGATGCTACAGTCATGAATTTCTTCAAATAAAAAACTCTTTTATTCGGTAGCTTATTAACAAAATCATCTAATTTTTTAGAGGTACTATCTGGCATAATAAAATCTTCTTTTACTATCTTTTCTCTTAATTTATCATTCATTTTAAATATCCTCCTCAATACTCAAAATATCATAAAGCTTGTTCCTTGCGCGCGAAAGCCTTGATTTTACTGTTCCCTCTGGGATATTAAGAAGTTTTGATATAGACTTTATCGATAAATCTTCATAGTAATAAAGGACTGTGACAAGTCTTAGGTCATCATCTAGATTTAAAATTGCATTCTTTATATCTATATCATTACAAATCTCATTAGGAGTAGATGTGCAATTTGTTAAAGTATCTAGGGGGAGGTGTGTCTTTCTTTTAAGGACATTATAGCTTTCATTGATAACAATACGTATAAACCAAGACTTAAATAGATCGGCATCTTTTAATTTGATAATGCTTTTGTAGGCTTTAATAGCAGCTTCTTGTAGGGCATCCTCAATATCGCTATCTTTTTTGAGAATAGAGCGTGATACACGATAAGAAGTATTATAGTACTCCTTAAACAAAATAGAAAATGCTGATTTATTACCTTGAATAGCTTTTATAACAGTAAGGCTCGTAGCGGAACCTAATTGACATTGTTCTGTGAATTCCAAAATTTAACCTCCTTATTTTACCAATACTTACATTATAAACTAGTTTATAATTTCCATGGAATTATTTCACTGTACTACATATAAGACAGTTTCATATATGGGATTGGTTCACGATTATTTTAAAAATATCATCTATGATAATGCAGACAAACGTTTATGGATAGAAATAGTCATTGGAGAAGCTGGAGATGTTTTTGAATTTAAAGAGGGAATAGTACATTGTAACGGTGGTTTTTATAAATTCCTACCATACCATGTTTTCTAATGAGTCAAAAGGAACGGTTATTTTTGACTCTTTTACTATAAAAAAAAACCCCAATATAACGACACGGTGAACCCTATCACACAAATGATTGCGGTTTTTTGGTGATATAAACTTTCCATTGAATGTGCTTATAATACTAAATAATAATGACTAAACAATATTATGTATTGCAATAATTACTTAGTGGGAAATGCTAAAAATTGTAATATTAATAATCTATAAAATTTTGAGATTAGTGTATGAATATGTTATGATTATTTAAGAGAAATCCAACGATCGATATCTCACAAAAAAACCATATTAGATATGCTTTATGACTTGGATTATCTATAAGTGTTCTTATTTAAATAGATTAGTACAGTTATAGAAAAGTTAATTATAAAGATTTGGGGGCAGTATATGGAAATTAAAAGTGTAGGTAGTGTTTGTTCAGGAATTGAGGCAGATGGTTAGCCATATGGTGAAGAAGAAAAGAGTCTTCGACCTCTACGAAGATGGTCACCTGCCAAAAGAAATGTTGACTGAGCGGTTAAAGGAGATAGAAACTACCTTAGAGCAACTGGAAGAAAAAAACTTGATATTATGGATAAAATAAAAATAAATAGCTCAACTTCTTAGTAGTGCAGATAAAGACCAGCGAAAAATGTTCTTACAACTAATGGTAAATAAAATTACAGTGGGTGACAATAGAAAAGATTGATACAATTGAGATACATTTCAGTGAGACATTAAAAAACTTAATAAAACCTTCTTAGGGGAAGAATCTTCAGATGATGAAGACTCTTCCCTTTCTTTTGTTTTTGCTATTGCTATATAGATAGAAGGTAAACCCATTTCTCAATATTACTAAATTATGCTGAATAGAAATTAATAGATTGAAAATCTGAAGAATATCTATTCAATAATAGTAAAATATGTTAAAATACTGTTAGTGTGGAATAGGTACAGGCTATTTATGTAATTAGGCTGTTCTAGAGCTAAGAAATTTAAAAAACCTCAAAACCTTAAAAACTTAAAAAACATAAAAATGATAAAAACCTTAAAAAAACTTTAAAAATCAAACTCAAAAACCTCCAAAAACCTCAAAAAATCTAAAATAAAAATCTAAAAAAAAAACCTTAAAAAATCTAAAATCTAAAAAACCTCTCAAAAATCTAAAAAATAAAAAAACCTCAAAAATCAAATCTAATCAAATCTAATCAAATCTAAATATAACTTCAAAACAACCTAAAATAATCGCAAAATAAAATAAAATATTCTACTTAACTAAAACAACTTTTTTATTTACTGACCTCTAATCCACGCAAGAATGATTATATGAGGTGAGGAACTTTGAACACGGAGATTTTGATGGGTTTTATAGTAAATTTCGGAGTAGCAGCCGTTTATGATTTAAAACCGCTAATACAACGGTACGGAAGATAAGACAAGTGAATCGTAAAGGAATTGTTTTTATAGTTAAAGGTTAGATTGTTATGTTTTTATAGACATAAAGAATATAAAAGGAAAACAACATTGTCTAAATACTTTTTAAGGGGATTGTGGATAGAGTGAGGGCAGATAGATTACTTTCTATTATTCTTATATTATCAAAAAAAGCTATAGTTACAGGAAAAGAGCTTGCTAAACACTTTGATGTGTCAGTAAGAACAATATATAGAGACATCGATAAAATTTCCGAGGCTGGTATACCTGTTGCAGCAATTGGAGGTAAGTCTGGTGGATTTTATATAATGGAAAATTATAAGCTAGATGATCTATACTTCAATAAAGGAGAGCTACATACTTTAATGGAGGTGCTAAATAGCTTAAATATCGTTTTTGGGAATAACCATCAGTTTAATGACATCGTCCTTAAACTTCAGAGCATCTATGAAAATGAAAAGGATAAAAATAACAAACTAAATATAGATATGTCGCATTTTAGTATGGAGAGTGAATTAAAAGAGTTTTTATACATAATCAATCAAGGAATAGAAGAAAGTAGATTATTGGTGTTTAAATATATCAATAGGAATTTGGAACTTGCAGAGAGAAATGTGGAGCCTACTAGAATAGAATTCTCTTATGGTCAGTGGTATGTAACTGGATACTGCAGAAATAGAAGTGACTATAGGAAATTTAAGCTGGTGAGGATGAAGAACCTAAGCTTAGGTGACAGTTTTGTTAAAAGAGATATAATGGAGGAGAAACTAGACGAAATATTTCGTAGAAGCGATGAGACTAATAATGTAAATGTGAAGTTGAAATTTAGTAGCAAAATAGGGGAGCAGTTAACAGAATACTTTTTTAAGGATAACATAAAGAAAGACAGAGAAGGTTATTTTATTGTTGAGGAGCCTTTTCCATATGATGAGGGACTAATTAAGTTTATACTAGGTTTTGGATGTGAGTGTGAAGTAATAGAGCCCAATTATTTAAGAGAAGATACAAAAAAGTACTTAAAAAGAATATTAGAAAATTATAATGACTGACATAATGGTGTCAGTCATTATTTAGTATAATGAACTTGCTAATTGGAAGGAATTATGCCATATAACAAGATGATTATTAGATAGGGAGGAAGAAGAATTCTAAAGAAAGAATTATCACCAGATATTATAGAATATGTTTTTGAGCGAAAAAAAGGACTGCATTTTGGAGATAGAATAACAGCATTGCTCAACAAAGGCAAGGTAATACTTATAGACACAGGCCATAAGCATCAAGCCATGGAAGTTATTAAGGACTTACATTCAAATCATTTAGTAATATGGAAGCAGCTATTATAAGAATACCCTAGATAGGTGGACGCCGAGAGAAGAGCATAGATATTTTACTCCAACAGTTTGTGTTGAAGCACCTGTGAAGGTTCAGTTTGGAGGTCATGTAATTGAAATCATACCATACCCAGGACATTCAATATGCACTAGTATTGTTAAAATAAATGATGAGTATATACATGTAGCAGATGAATTAATGTTCTCTAATAAAGGAGAACCAATATTACCATGTATGACAAAAGAAGATGTAAGAAGGCAATGGGAGTCAATTATTCAATTGGAAAGGATATCTCAAATATACTTTTATACACATAATGGAAAATCCCTTATTAGAGTTAATGATAAGAAATTTGAAAATAGAAATATTCTATTTACTAGCTCAAAAATATATGCCTGAAATTGAAATGAAAATTGAATTTTTTCAGAATATGAAGAGAGGTGCTTTAAAATGATTTATACAGTAAGAGGACCAATTGATAAAACACAAATGGGTAGAACACTATCCCATGAGCATCTAGATTGGATATTTGATCAAAATTTTGCAAGCAGAATGTATTTTGGCAAACAGTATGATGAGGACTATAATCAGAAAATATTTGATAAAGTGTTACCAATAATAAGTGGATTAAGGGAGGCAGGATGTCAAACCATCGTGGAAGCTTCACCTCCTCTTGGAGGACAAAATTTAAAACTGTTATATGATCTGTCCTTCAAAACCAACATCAATATCATTGCCAGCACAGGAATAAACATCACTAAGTATGCATATCATATTTTCCCTGAAAAATTTGAAGAGCAACTAGCTAAAAAGTGGATTCAAGACTTTGAGGAAGGTCTAGATGTGATTGATAATGTATGCATAAAACCTGGACATATTAAATTGCTTCTTGAACGAGGCGGCGTTAATAATGTGGACAAGGCTATGCTCAAGGCTGCTGCTATAGCCTGTAAAGCCACTGGAATGTCGATACACTGTCATGTATTGGAGGCAGAGCATATGCCAAAAGTTATGAAGATCCTAGAGAAAATGGAAGTACCACCCCATAAATTTGTCTGGGCCCATGCAGATTATGAAAGTAATCGTGAAATGATTTTGGAAGTTGTTAAGAAGGGGTATTGGATTGGATTTGATACGATACAAGCAGGTAAATATGAAGAAAGAAAAGAACTTATTGATCATGCCCTAGAGCATAATTATAGCCATCAAGTGATACTATCCGAGGATTATGATTTTTATGCAGAGAGTAAAAAGAAAGATGGGATAGAAAGATATTGTGCCTTTTTCAATGTATTTGTACCATATTGTATAGAAAATGGTATCCCCCAAGATGTGATAGAAAGCATGATCGTGGACAATCCTGCACGATTCTACGATATTTAGAAATCTTATTTGCAACTGATACAAAGAAGCAATTGCATGTTTTGCCCCTTTCTTTAGGAGTGTTACAAGAATTATATATAACAAAAAACCGCTGTTACAACAATACGGTGAACCTTATTATAAATGATGTCGGGTTTAGGTAATGTATTAAAAGTTAAAAATACGTTATAGCTAAAAAATATTCACTAATATATTGCACAAACTTGAAAAAAACTGCAGGTACAGTTTGATGATAAGGAGAGTCCTATCATAGTAGTAAGCGTAAGCGAATTGGACTAAGATGGCCAATAAAGAAAGAACGTGTTAATTTAGCCCAAAATCTTTATTTGGGAATAAATAATCCCCTCTAGCATTGAGACTTTGTTATATAATCTTAATGCAAAGAGAGGATGTTAGTTATTGTTTATAAAGGATGCAATTTAAAGCAGCTTAATTACATCTTCTAACTCTTCAGATAAAGTTTTTGCAAGCTCAAAATTGGTATCTTTTAAAGCCAACTCTATACTCGTTTCAATTAATTTTTTCTTTTGTTCAACTTCTAAATAGTCCCTATCAAAATGATTAGCATATATCTTTCTTCTAAATTTCTTCATACTCATTTTTCTGAGAGTCATATTTTCAATTATCAGAACATAATCCATACAATTAGATATAAAATAGTAATCATGTGAAATGGTTAATATGGCGCCTTTATAGTTTTCTATGGCTTTTTCGAGAGCTATTTGTGAATATGTATCTAAATGACTTGTTGGTTCATCCAGAAGCAACATATTTGCTTTACTAACAGCAATTTTAGCTAATTGAAGCATATTTTTCTCACCACCAGATAAGTACTGGATTTTTTGATGAAGCATTTTTCTGTCAAAACCATAGTTTGAAATATAGGATATAACTGCTGTTGAATTTCTAAGACCGGCATCTAATAACTCTTCGAGTATTGTATTAGACTCATTTAGTGTTTCACCTTGATTCTGAGATAAATATGCCATTTCTATATTAGGATTAATTTCAATTGAATCATTGTTTTTAAAAATAGCCCTCAACAAAGTGGTTTTTCCTGTACCATTTGAACCGATGAGAGCTACTTTATCAGTAGATTTAATCTCGAAATTAACATTTTCTAACAGTACCTCTTCATCATAGACAACACTAAAATCATTAACTTTTAAAGCGATGGTTTCTTCGACCTCATTATCCGTATGAAAACTGATATTCGGCTGCTTAATATCAACGAAAGGTTCTTTAATACGTCTTGCTTCTAATCTTTCTTGAATTTTAACTCTAGCCTTTAGAGCCTTTCCCCTAGAAGCTTCAGAATTGTGAGTTGCAATAGACCTTAATTTATCGATCAACATAGCGTTTCTCTCAATTTCTTCTGTATCGGCCATAGCCAATTCTTGCAACTCAATTTTAGTTTGAAGTAATGAAAAATTATAATCGATAAATCTTCCATCAAACTCTTGGAGTTCCTTGTTTTCAAGGTGCAAAATTTTGTTAAAACAATGATTCAATAAATATCTGTTGTGGGTAATAATTAATAGAGTTCCTTTATGGGAATCAATTAGGTTTTTAAGAGAATCAATGTTTTCAAAGTCTAAGAATACATCTGGTTCATCCATAATTATTAAGTCTGGGATACTGAGCATTACCTTAATCACTTGTATAAGTTTGAATTCTCCACCACTAAGCTCAGATACCATTAGATCTTTATGCTTAGTTAGGTTTGCAAGATTCAGTTTTTTATTAATCATGCTTTCAAAATCATCCCCACCAATTGCATTAAATGCGTCTAAAGCAAGCTGGTATTTGTCTAGTAAAGCATCAATATCCGAAGATGTTTCCATTTGAGAACAAATGTATGTTATTTCATTTTGCAACTTGAAAAATTCTTCTCCTATAAATTCATAAACTGTAGTATCGTGTA from Serpentinicella alkaliphila harbors:
- a CDS encoding ABC-F family ATP-binding cassette domain-containing protein, producing the protein MIKVDNLSYSFPQKDIYKNISFTLEDGQHCAFIGTNGSGKSTLIDILMDPEKYMFDGKLEIDPQYRIGYVSQFSQLEKIHDTTVYEFIGEEFFKLQNEITYICSQMETSSDIDALLDKYQLALDAFNAIGGDDFESMINKKLNLANLTKHKDLMVSELSGGEFKLIQVIKVMLSIPDLIIMDEPDVFLDFENIDSLKNLIDSHKGTLLIITHNRYLLNHCFNKILHLENKELQEFDGRFIDYNFSLLQTKIELQELAMADTEEIERNAMLIDKLRSIATHNSEASRGKALKARVKIQERLEARRIKEPFVDIKQPNISFHTDNEVEETIALKVNDFSVVYDEEVLLENVNFEIKSTDKVALIGSNGTGKTTLLRAIFKNNDSIEINPNIEMAYLSQNQGETLNESNTILEELLDAGLRNSTAVISYISNYGFDRKMLHQKIQYLSGGEKNMLQLAKIAVSKANMLLLDEPTSHLDTYSQIALEKAIENYKGAILTISHDYYFISNCMDYVLIIENMTLRKMSMKKFRRKIYANHFDRDYLEVEQKKKLIETSIELALKDTNFELAKTLSEELEDVIKLL